The Pseudomonas sp. TH06 genome has a window encoding:
- a CDS encoding NIPSNAP family protein, translated as MITCHVKYVIDPYQLTEFEAYAKAWLGIVERLGGTHHGYFLPSEGASNIAYCLFSFPSLADYESYRHIALTDPESTALVESLVEKKFIVSYERSFLRPMLP; from the coding sequence GTGATTACCTGCCACGTCAAATACGTGATCGACCCTTATCAATTGACCGAGTTCGAGGCCTACGCCAAGGCTTGGCTCGGCATTGTCGAACGCTTGGGCGGCACTCATCACGGCTACTTTCTGCCGTCCGAGGGTGCGAGCAATATCGCCTACTGCCTGTTCAGTTTTCCGTCGCTGGCGGACTACGAAAGCTACCGCCACATCGCCCTGACCGATCCGGAAAGCACCGCGCTGGTGGAATCTCTGGTCGAGAAGAAGTTCATCGTCAGCTACGAGCGCAGCTTCCTGCGCCCGATGCTGCCCTGA